The following nucleotide sequence is from Kiritimatiella glycovorans.
TTCTGACTCTGCCTCCCCCTGTCCTCTTACTCAGGTCTCAGGTTTCAGGTCTCTCACTCAAACCTCCCCCCTCTTACTCAGGTCTCAGGTTTCAGGTCTCTCACTCAAACCTCCCCCCTCTTACTCAGGTCTCAGGTTTCAGGTCTCTCACTCAAACCTCTCCCCCTCTTACTCAGCCATCAGGTCTCAGGTTTCAGGTTTCAGGTCTCTCACTCTCTCCTGCCTGCTCAGGTTTCTCACTCAACCCGTTCAGCTTCCTGCGCAGGGCGCCGAGGGCGAGGGCGAGCAATGCGATGCCGGCGATCACCGCCCCCCACCAGCCCATGAGCGAGAGCGTAGTCATGATAATACCGGAGATGAGCACACCGAGAAAGATCGAGAGCATGGCGTGACGGAACGAGAGGCCCATCAGGAACGCCGCGACCGCCCCGGTCCATCCTCCGGTCACCGGGAGGGGAATCGACACGAATACGGTCAGCCCCAGCGTCTCGTATTTCTCGATCGACGCACTTTTGCGCCGGGTCCGCGCGAACAGCCAGTCGAAGAAGGTCTTCCCGGCGGGAAAGCGCATCAGCCACCGCGATACAGGTCCCAGCAGGAGAAGGATGAACGGGACCGGCAGCATGTTGCCGGCGACCGACAGCGCGTAGATCTTGACGGAAGCCGCAGCCCGCGCGGGCCCCGCGAGGGACGGGACGTCCATCAGGACGTGGCCCGCCGGCACGGCGCCGCGGAGTTCCACGATCGGCAGCGTCGCGATACCGAAGATCACGACCTCCTCCGGCAGCCCCGCCTCCTCCAGGCCGAGGGCCAGGCGTTCTCCGATCGACGCGTGCTCCCCGGACGGCGAAGGCGCGGCTTCCGTACTCAGGGCCGCGCACACGAGGCATAAGGCCAGCCATATCGCGCGCATCATGAACTCCAGAGGGTTTCGCCGGGCGCGAAGCCCTTCTGACGCCGGCGGTGGCGTTGGACGATCGAAAAGAAGCGCAGCGTATCCCGCACGGGTCTCACCCTGCTGGGTTCGCCCTCGTAAATAGAACTGATCCGCACGTTGTCCATCCGGATGCGGCGGGAGGCCATATTGAGCAGCATCTCGAATTCGGCACCGAAGCGGTCGTCCTCGGACTGGATGTAGGGGAGTACATCGGCACGGTAGAAGCGGAACCCGCACGGGGGATCCGGCAGATACACGCCGGTGGTTTTACGCAGGCTGTGGCTCATGAAACGGTTCACGGTGCGTCGATAGAGGGGCATCGGTCCCGGCGCCGCCATGCGGTTGCCAATCAGCGCGGGGATACCGGTCCGGCGGTACGCCTCGAGGAAAAGCGGGATCTCGCCCGGATCGTGCTGCCCGTCGCCGTCGAGCGTGATCACGGCGTCGCACTCCGCATCGCGGATACGGTCGAACCCCGCGCGCAGCGCGGCGCCCTTGCCGCGGTTGGACTCGAACCGGATCACCTCGGCCCCGGCCTCCTCCGCCCGGCGCGAGGTGGCGTCTTCAGAGCCGTCGTCGACCACAATGACATTCAAACCGCGGGCCCGGGCACCTTCCACAACCTCCGCGATGCGCCGCTCTTCGCGGAAGGCGCAGATCACGGCATACACATGTTCGAGTGTGCGGGCGCGGACCATATCAGTGTCCCTCTCTGCGCGCACGGGAGACGGTCTCCCACATCTCACGCGCCTGGTAGGAGGACCGGACCATCGGCCCGGAGGCCACGGCCTCGAAACCGCACTCGTGCGCGCGGCGGGCCCATTCCTCGAAACGCTCCGGCGGCACGAACCGCTGGACCGGCGCGTGCCCGCGCGTCGGCGCGAGGTACTGGCCCAGCGTGAGCGCCCGGCAGCCTGCGGCGTGCAGGTCGCGCAGCGATTGCCCGATCTCCGCGTCGGTCTCTCCGAGCCCGAGCATCAGGCCCGACTTTACGAGCACGGCTTCGCCTCCGCGCTCCGCGGCCGCGCGCAGCACGTCGAGTGAACACCCGTAAGAGGCCTCCGGACGCAGGGCGGGCTGGAGGCGTTCGACCGTCTCGAGGTTGTGGTTGAAGACCTCGGGGCCGGCGTCGATGACGCGGTCCACGCAGGCGCGGTCGCCTCCGAAATCCGGGGTGAGCACTTCCACGGTGACGCCGCCGGGCTCGTGCAGCCGCTCGATCGTACGCGCGAAAAGATCCGCGCCGCCGTCCGGGAGGTCGTCGCGCGTCACACTGGTCACCACCACGTGGCGCAGGTTCAAGCGCCGCGCCGCCTCCGCCACGCGCTCCGGTTCATCAGCCTGCGGCGGCGACTCCGGCCCGTGGGCCACTGCGCAGAATCTGCAGTTGCGCGTACAGCGGTCCCCGAGAATCATGAACGTGGCCGTGCCTCCGCTCCAGCACTCGTGCCGGTTCGGGCACTGCGCACTCCCGCACACGGTATGGAGTCCGAGTTCACTAAGGACCGCACTCACACCCCGGTAGGCGTGCGCGGTGCGCAGCGGACGCCGGAACCACTCCGGCAGCCGCCCGTGCCCGGTCTCTTCCTGCCTGGTGCTACGCGTCATAGGCCGTCCCGGTCAGGCGTTCCGCAGCGTGCCGATCAGCCGTTTCAGCTTGCGGCTCTTCTCCTGCAGCTCGCTTTTGCGCTGTTTCTGGGTGTCCACCACTTCGCGCGGCGCTTTGTTCAGAAAGTTTTCATTTTCCAGCTTGCGGTTGACGGCCGTGAGCCCCTGTTCAACGGTCTCCAGCTGCTTATGGAGTTTCTGTATCTCGGCCTCGACATCGACGAGTCCCTCGATCGACATATAGACCGTGCCGAGACGGCTGATTCCGCTGGGCATCGCGCTTTCGGGATGGAATTCGCGGTCGACGACCACTTCAGCCGCCGGGAGCAGGTCGGCCACCGATCCGCGGTCCTCGTGCAGCATGTCCGCGAAGCGCTCCTGCGACGGGCGCACCCGGAAGGCCGGTCTCTGCTTCGGCTTGAGATCGTAGTCCGCGCGCAGGGTGCGGCCGACGCGGATGAGATCGTGTTTCGCCTCCACGTACTCGACCGTCGCGCGCCGGACGCCCCAGGGCTTCATCTCCTCGTATCCGAACGATTCCGGCCACTCGGCCGTCATGATGCTTGAAGACATCGCGGTGTAGCCCATGGCGTGCCAGAGTTCTTCGGTAAGGAACGGCATGATCGGGTGCAGCAGCCGCAGGGAGGCGCAGAGGACGTAGTGCATGACGCGGATGACGTCCTGCTTGCGCTGTTCGTCCTCCCCGTAGAACACGGATTTCGAATATTCGACATACCAGTCGCAGAAATTATGCCAGAGGAAGTCGTAGAGCGAGAGCGCGGCATCGTTGAACCGGAAACGCTCCAGGTTCTCGGACACCGAGGCGATCGTCTCGTTGAGCCGGGCGATGATATGCTGATCGTCCGGCTCCAGCGCCATCTCGTCGAACGGCGGACGGCGCGGATCGAACGCGGCGCCGTCGTCATTCATCTTCATGAAACGCGCCGCGTTCCAGATCTTGGTGCCGAAATTGCGCCCGATCTCGAATTTCTCGTCCGAGAGGTACACGTCCTGGCCGGTGGCGGTGAGCATGATCAGACTGAACCGCAGCGCGTCGGCGCTGTAGCGGTCGATGATATCCAGGGGGTCGATGGAATTGCCGAGGCTTTTGCTCATCTTCACGCCGTCGTCGTCGCGTACCGTCCCGTGGATATAGACGCGGCGGAAGGGGATATCGTCCATGAACTCGAGACCGGACATAATCATGCGCGCGACCCAGAAGAAGATGATTTCCGAGGCCGTGACCAGCGTGTCGGTCGGATAGAACTGCTCCAGGTCCCGGCTCTCTTCGGGCCACCCGAACACACTGAACGGCCACAGCCACGAAGAGAACCAGGTGTCGAGCACGTCCGGGTCCTGGCGGATCGCGCCGGAAGCGCACTTCGGGCAGACCTCCGGCGTGCCGCGGTCGGCCCAGACGTGGTCGCAGTCGTCGCAGTAGAACACCGGGATCCGGTGCCCCCACCAGATCTGGCGCGAGATACACCAGTCCCGGATGTTCGTCATCCAGTCCAGGTAGACCCGGGTCCAGCGTTCGGGGGTGAACTTGATGCGGCCGTCCTTGACGGCTTCGATCGCGGGACGCGCCAGCGGTTTCATCCGCACGAACCACTGCGGGGAGAGGCGGGGTTCGACCATCGTATCGCAGCGGTAGCAGTGCCCGATCGAGTGATCGTGTTCTTCGACTTTCTCCAGCAGGTTCTGTTCCTCGAGGTCTTTCAGGAGCTGCTCGCGGCACGCGAAACGGTCCATGCCCGCATACGGGCCGGCGGTCTCCGCCATCGTCCCGTCGTCCTCCATCACATCGATCGGTTCCAGCTCGTGCCGCACCCCCATCTCGAAATCGTTGGGATCGTGCGCCGGCGTGACCTTGACGACCCCGGTGCCGAACTCGGGGTCGACGAAATCGTCGGCGATGATCCTGAGTTCGCGGTTCAGGACCGGGAGCAGCACGGTCTGTCCGACGAGTCCCTCGTAGCGTTCATCGCGCGGGTTCACGGCCAGGGCGACGTCACCCAGCATCGTCTCCGGCCGGGTGGTGGCGACCCGCAGCCGCTTTTTGGATCCTTTGATCGGGTAGCGGAGATGATAGAGCTTGCCGTTGACGGGGCGATGCTCGCTCTCCTCGTCGGAGAGGGCGGTCCGGCAGCGGGGGCACCAGTTGATGATGTAGTGGCCGCGATAGATCAGGTTTTTCTCGAAGAGCCGGCAGAACACCTCCGTCACCGCGCGGCTCAGGCCCTCGTCCATGGTGAACCGTTCCCGGCTCCAGTCGCAGGACGCGCCGAGCTGTTTGAGCTGGTTGACGATCGTGCCGCCGTACTGATCCTTCCATTTCCAGACCTCTTCGAGGAAACGTTCGCGGCCGAGGTCCTCGCGCGTTTTACCTTCCTTGTGGAGCTTGCGTTCCACCACATTCTGGGTGGCGATCCCCGCATGGTCCGTACCCGGAACCCAGAGCGCCGCGCGACCCTGCATGCGCCACCAGCGGATCAGGACATCCTGGATGGTATTGTTGAGCGCATGCCCCATGTGCAGAATGCCGGTCACATTGGGGGGCGGGATCACGATACAGGCCGGATCGCCCTGCCCCGCACCGGCCTCGAACAGCCCCTGTTCGCGCCAGTGACGGTACCACCTGGGCTCCACCTGCTTCGGATCGTACGTCTTCGCCATTTCGGTCATAGCCATCATCCCGCTGAAGTTCGCCCGCCCCGCACGCATTCGGAGCGGAACAGAGGTTCACGCTCCGCCGCCGCCCTCGGGGCCGCTCTCTTCCTCCAGGAAGAGCTTGTACTCCACGCTGTCCACGAGCGCCTCCCAGGAGGCCTCGATG
It contains:
- the lipA gene encoding lipoyl synthase, with protein sequence MTRSTRQEETGHGRLPEWFRRPLRTAHAYRGVSAVLSELGLHTVCGSAQCPNRHECWSGGTATFMILGDRCTRNCRFCAVAHGPESPPQADEPERVAEAARRLNLRHVVVTSVTRDDLPDGGADLFARTIERLHEPGGVTVEVLTPDFGGDRACVDRVIDAGPEVFNHNLETVERLQPALRPEASYGCSLDVLRAAAERGGEAVLVKSGLMLGLGETDAEIGQSLRDLHAAGCRALTLGQYLAPTRGHAPVQRFVPPERFEEWARRAHECGFEAVASGPMVRSSYQAREMWETVSRARREGH
- a CDS encoding valine--tRNA ligase, with the protein product MTEMAKTYDPKQVEPRWYRHWREQGLFEAGAGQGDPACIVIPPPNVTGILHMGHALNNTIQDVLIRWWRMQGRAALWVPGTDHAGIATQNVVERKLHKEGKTREDLGRERFLEEVWKWKDQYGGTIVNQLKQLGASCDWSRERFTMDEGLSRAVTEVFCRLFEKNLIYRGHYIINWCPRCRTALSDEESEHRPVNGKLYHLRYPIKGSKKRLRVATTRPETMLGDVALAVNPRDERYEGLVGQTVLLPVLNRELRIIADDFVDPEFGTGVVKVTPAHDPNDFEMGVRHELEPIDVMEDDGTMAETAGPYAGMDRFACREQLLKDLEEQNLLEKVEEHDHSIGHCYRCDTMVEPRLSPQWFVRMKPLARPAIEAVKDGRIKFTPERWTRVYLDWMTNIRDWCISRQIWWGHRIPVFYCDDCDHVWADRGTPEVCPKCASGAIRQDPDVLDTWFSSWLWPFSVFGWPEESRDLEQFYPTDTLVTASEIIFFWVARMIMSGLEFMDDIPFRRVYIHGTVRDDDGVKMSKSLGNSIDPLDIIDRYSADALRFSLIMLTATGQDVYLSDEKFEIGRNFGTKIWNAARFMKMNDDGAAFDPRRPPFDEMALEPDDQHIIARLNETIASVSENLERFRFNDAALSLYDFLWHNFCDWYVEYSKSVFYGEDEQRKQDVIRVMHYVLCASLRLLHPIMPFLTEELWHAMGYTAMSSSIMTAEWPESFGYEEMKPWGVRRATVEYVEAKHDLIRVGRTLRADYDLKPKQRPAFRVRPSQERFADMLHEDRGSVADLLPAAEVVVDREFHPESAMPSGISRLGTVYMSIEGLVDVEAEIQKLHKQLETVEQGLTAVNRKLENENFLNKAPREVVDTQKQRKSELQEKSRKLKRLIGTLRNA
- a CDS encoding glycosyltransferase family 2 protein, whose translation is MRAERDTDMVRARTLEHVYAVICAFREERRIAEVVEGARARGLNVIVVDDGSEDATSRRAEEAGAEVIRFESNRGKGAALRAGFDRIRDAECDAVITLDGDGQHDPGEIPLFLEAYRRTGIPALIGNRMAAPGPMPLYRRTVNRFMSHSLRKTTGVYLPDPPCGFRFYRADVLPYIQSEDDRFGAEFEMLLNMASRRIRMDNVRISSIYEGEPSRVRPVRDTLRFFSIVQRHRRRQKGFAPGETLWSS
- a CDS encoding COG2426 family protein; its protein translation is MMRAIWLALCLVCAALSTEAAPSPSGEHASIGERLALGLEEAGLPEEVVIFGIATLPIVELRGAVPAGHVLMDVPSLAGPARAAASVKIYALSVAGNMLPVPFILLLLGPVSRWLMRFPAGKTFFDWLFARTRRKSASIEKYETLGLTVFVSIPLPVTGGWTGAVAAFLMGLSFRHAMLSIFLGVLISGIIMTTLSLMGWWGAVIAGIALLALALGALRRKLNGLSEKPEQAGESERPET